ATAAAGCCACACTTCAAGTACCATTGAAACCAAACTAAATAAACACGGGCTGTTTAAAGGCACACACAAAACGgtggttcagtgtagcgagcgTGGTTTGGTTCATCTCCCCCGGTCGTCGTCTGAATGTGTTTCTACCGTTTTTTTGAggtttttagacttttttttctttaaattacaAAAGAAGGCAGTTGACTGCGAGTACTGCGAAGGCCACGTATGTGGAGATTTGAATCTCAGATGAAAAGGCGCGGTTTTCCTGAGTGATATGTGCACAAAGAATTACCATGCAAACTATACGGCTGTGGAAAGTCTACACAAAACATTACAGTGCTCTCTGTCATTATGCAACTAAAGACGAATTGGCAGAGAGGCACAGAGGTGGAAGAATATCCTCCCTCATCCAGCGGACCTGGGTGCGAGCAAGTAAACGCCCTGCCCAAGACTCTTTGAGCAAGTCACTGCATCCTTGCTAGATCCAGGGTCGATCGTGCACTCATGACACAGTCAACGTTCATGTCACATTGATAAATCCGACAAATGTGACCGCTTTCTCTCAGTATAATATCCATGCTATGGGAAGGAACAAGAGCGCCCTGTAGCTGGATAACCTCTGGGGAGAGGAGGAACTGTCATTGTAAACCACCTCTGTGTCACTTTTAGGGTCATAGTCCTCATCCTCATAGATGATATCGACGTCAGGCTCGTCTGAAATTACACTGTGGTCTCCTATGGAGCAAAGCTTGCTCATGTTCTCCTTGACCACTTCACAGAAAGGCCTCTCCACGCCATCGCAAACACAGCGGTTCAGCAGCATGCCATTCGGGATGAACAGCATCTGCTGAATGGTGGCTTTACACTTGGAGGAGCACTTCCTGCCATTGAACAGCTGCCCGCAATATGACAAGTAGGCAGTGAGGGAGGTGTGGCAGTTGCTGTCTTCTTCGCAGCGTTGCCGGGCCTCCATGCACCCGATGCCTCCGGCGTCGCTCGGGTGTCTGCGGGGGAGGCACGGCTCTATGGCTCGCTTGGCGCTGAGGCACTCCGCGTCCTGTGCGCAGTCGCATGTCTCCAGGTCTGGCCCGCTGCGGGTGTGATTGAGCCGTATCAGCGCGTTGATGCAGTGGCTCGGGCACTGCCTCCTCACCGCTCGGATGTTGCCTTCACACGCCGCCAGGTACTGGCTGTAGGCGAGCTCGCACTCGGGCTCATCGTGGCACCGGAGGAGCGCCTGCCAGCAGATGAGCTGGGCATCTAAAGACACCAGCACCCATGGGAGAAGTGCCAGGGCGCTGcaccaacatttcatgcttggaTGGCGTTCTAGTTCGGCGACGTGCACTTTCTCCACCAGAACATTGGGGTCGGGACAATTCAAACTCTTAGTCCTCCGGGCTGAAGTTCGTACAAGTATTCCGCACGCCGCTCTTTTACAAATTGTCAACCGACTTGCACCTTAGTTGAGTTTTCCTCCTCTCGGCGAGCTCCGCATGAGAAGCAGTCAGGGTCTGACTCAGGAAAATCACCACGCATGGCTGCAAAACACGAGAAACAGCCCAGAAACAGTCACTCCGGGAAGCATGTCcattcaaaaacatgaaaccatACTCCAAAACGCA
The sequence above is drawn from the Mugil cephalus isolate CIBA_MC_2020 chromosome 3, CIBA_Mcephalus_1.1, whole genome shotgun sequence genome and encodes:
- the si:ch1073-459b3.2 gene encoding growth arrest-specific protein 1, encoding MKCWCSALALLPWVLVSLDAQLICWQALLRCHDEPECELAYSQYLAACEGNIRAVRRQCPSHCINALIRLNHTRSGPDLETCDCAQDAECLSAKRAIEPCLPRRHPSDAGGIGCMEARQRCEEDSNCHTSLTAYLSYCGQLFNGRKCSSKCKATIQQMLFIPNGMLLNRCVCDGVERPFCEVVKENMSKLCSIGDHSVISDEPDVDIIYEDEDYDPKSDTEVVYNDSSSSPQRLSSYRALLFLPIAWILY